The Euphorbia lathyris chromosome 4, ddEupLath1.1, whole genome shotgun sequence genomic interval aatttctaatttttatgtgCCTATTTTggcctccctaaatccaaatttttaatttttatggatCTTATTggcctccttaaatccaaatttctaatttttatgggCCTATTTTGGcatccctaaatccaaatttttaatttttatgggtCTGTTTGGCCTCATTAAATCTAAGTTTCTAATTTTTATGGGTCTGTTAGACCtacctaaatccaaatttctaatttttatggaTCTGTTTTGGCAttcctaaatctaaatttctaatttttatgggTCTGTTTggcctccctaaatccaaatttctaatttttatgggCCTGTTTTggcctccctaaatccaaatttttaatttttatgggtttttttGGACTCTCTAAAtcttaatttctaatttttatgggCCTATATTGGCCTCCCTAAATCCAAGTTTCTAATTTTTATGGGTCTGTTTGGCCTccttaaatttaaatttctaatttttaaggATCTGTTAGACctatctaaatccaaatttctaacttTTATGGATCTGTTTTGGTCTTCCTAAATCCAAATCTCTAATTTGTATGGCTCTGTTAGACGtccctaaatctaaatttctaatttttatgggTATGTTTTggcctccctaaatccaaatttctaatttttatgggTCTGTTTGGCCtccctaaatctaaatttctaatttttatggaTCTGTTTTGACCTGCCTAAAtgcaaatttctaatttttatggaTCTGTTAggcctccctaaatccaaatttctaatttttatgggTTTGTTAgacctccctaaatccaaatttctaatttttatagGTCTGTTTGGTCtccctaaatctaaatttctaatttgtaTGGGTTTGCTTTTTGTCttcctaaatctaaatttctaatttttatgggTCTGTTTGGCCTCcctaaattcaaatttctaatttttatgggCCTGTTTTggcctccctaaatccaaatttttaatttttatgggttttttggactctctaaatctaaatttctaatttttatgggCCTATGTTGGCCTCCCTAAATCCAAGTTTCTAATTTTTATGGGTCTGTTTGGCCTccttaaatttaaatttctaatttttaaggATCTGTTAGACCTATCTAAATCAAAATTTCTAACTTTTATGGATCTTTTTTGGTCTTCCTAAATCCAAATCTCTAATTTGTATGGCTCTGTTAGACGtccctaaatctaaatttctaatttttatgggTATGTTTTggcctctctaaatccaaatttctaatttttatgggTCTGTTTGGCCtccctaaatctaaatttctaatttttatggaTCTGTTTTGACCtgcctaaatccaaatttctaatttttatggaTCTGTTAggcctccctaaatccaaatttctaatttttatgggTTTGTTAgacctccctaaatccaaatttctaattttttggtATGTTAGGCccttcttaaatccaaattattaattttttttgacctGTAGGCCatctaaattattaatttttggtCTGTTAGACCCTacctaaatctaaatttctaatttttatgggACTGTTAGACAtccctaaatctaaatttctaatttttatgggACTGTTAGACAtccctaaatctaaatttctaatttttatgggACTGTTAGACAtccctaaatctaaatttctaatttttatgggTCTGTTAGGCTATCTaagtctaaatttctaatttttatgcGTCTGGTTGGCCtccctaaatctaaatttctaatttttatggaTCTGTTTTGGCCTCCCTAAATCcatatttctaatttttatggaTCTGTTAgacctccctaaatccaaatttttaattttttggtaTGTTAGACCCttcttaaatctaaattattaattttttttttgacctGTAGGCCatctaaattattaattttttggtCTGTTAGACCCttcctaaatctaaatttctaatttttatgggACTGCTAGACATCCCTaattctaaatttctaatttttatgggTCTGTTAGGCCTATCTAagtctaaatttttaatttttatgcgTCTGTTTGGCCtccctaaatctaaatttctaatttttatggaTCTGTTTTggcctccctaaatccaaatttctaatttttatggaTCTGTTAggcctccctaaatccaaatttctaattttttgatCTGCTAGtccctccttaaatccaaattattaatttttttttgcctgtAGGCCatctcaaatcaaaattattaaatttttttacttggtcagccctccctaaatccatttattttttttacatgttaggactcttaaatgaaatttaatttaattttgagaaattatacattaatacttaaaaattagtTCTTACTATTCAAATTATCACAcgcatatacaaaaaaaaaaagaaattgaacGAGTTTgttttagcaattttttttgCACATACATGTGTAAAATCGGTCCCCTCAACCGAGTAATCCTGTATTCGTCACTGTATCTGAGGGATGATACAGGAACGACATGGGTTTCAGAACTGACCCTGAACCTAGGCTAGGAATGCGTAAAGGCCGAAAATTCTTTAATACACCTACATCTATATGTTATTTTAGGGCCAAATTAGTATTATTTTAGACCTAATCAGGCCAAAAGACCTAACTTTCCAATTCTTCTAATCTTTTAAAAGAAAACGCAGATCTCTAACCTAACCAAGCTAAACAAGTTCGAAAATCTCCAAACAAAAGCATAGAAGGTCGTGAATATGGTCCGGTCCAATTTAAAAGCCGAACCAAACCAAATAAAACCGAACCATCTTGATCCCGGATATTTTCGGTCACCTGTCTCAAAAAATATTATTCGGGTGCTTTCTAAAATAGCCAATTACGTGTTAGATTatacaaaatttaaaatttcaatattttggacctattaggtAACTCCctaatccaaatttctaattctttttggcctgttaggcctttataaatccgaatttctaattttttgacCTGTTAGAGGTctctttaaatccaaatttctaattattCTTGGCCTCCATAAATctgaatttctaatttttttggcctcTTAGGCCTCCTTAATCcaaattattattgttttttttggcTTGGTAGACCCactataataaatttttttttaatttttttacctgttcagccctccctaaatcccatttttttttacatgttaggactattaaatgaaatctaacttaattttgagaaattgtacattaatactttaAAATTGGTTATttaccattcaaattataacatatatatatatatatatatatatataaattgagcaaattcaatttatcaatttttttttttgttttttgtgaagacacgtgtaaaatcggtctCCCAACCAAATAATcatgggtaaatttcattaatggtgtacaacatttacccTATTTCACagtttggtgtacaaccttcaatttgtctcactaatatatacgaacttatagataacctcccactttggtgtatagccggttaaaatgaccggtcaaactGGTCAAACATGCCAACtcatcattttttattcaagtttttagtaaaaatgggacacacaaattataaaaaaaaaattaacttttatcttttttaCCTTTATCCCTTCATCTTCTCccctctatttctttctctctctccaaatttttttctctctctaacctctctcttcaaatttctttctctctctaacccccctctctctcttcgTTACTTTGGTAATAGTTGAGTTCCAAGTTCAAGAGTTGTTCATTTCATTACTGGATAAAATAAAGATCCAAGTTCAATAGCTCTTCAATCTGCTAATGGATATAGGAGAAGTAAAGTATCCATTACGTTTTCTCCAATTATACTCATTTTATTTAGCTCTATTCTTCTCTTATCGCCTCTCAGTTACAAGTGAGAGTAACAATGGTAGATACACTAGTGGAAAAATgaccatttgcatcggcccttacaAAATGTGATGTAAAAAgtccatttgcatcggccctttattTGGGACCGATGCAAATGTTATAACATTTAGCATTTGCATCAGCCCCTTAACAGGACCAATGCAAATAGCTATATTATTTGCATCTGCCCTTTTTaaaaggaccgatgcaaatattAATTGAactatttgcatcggtcctttaacaggaccgatgcaaatagctgcattatttgcatcggcccttaaaGGACCGACGCAAATAGCTacattatttgcatcggccctttaaaGGTGTTGATGCAATTGCactgtgaaaaataaaaacagacTCGTGCTCTCTCTTCGTCTCAGCCTTCATCTCTCTGTAAACACTGACCTTATCTCTTTCTCTAATTCCGACCCTAATCCTTGAGATTATATCTTCCTTCAGCCGCTGTTCATCAATTATCTGCTCCTTTCGATTAACTAATCACTTACCTTTCCTTGTGGACTTCTCTCTGGTGAATCTGCCATTTGTATCTGGAACTTCCTCTCTCCCTCCCATGGCTTCCAGATCTATATAGTCTTCTCCTCTAGGTATGGTTATTCACATCATTAAGAGGGGCGATGTTTCCTTCGATGTTCATACGGACATCTTCAGGTATGACTTCCTCTTTTGGATTTCAGAAACCCTAACTCATTCTATCCGAGCTCTCTCTGCAGATACAAAGCCATGGACGAACTTCAAAAATCTCTAATACTAGACTCTTCCTCTCACTACTCACCTCCTCAAGGTACCAATGCCATTTATATCATCATCGTCGCTGCTGCTCTTCttcttatattattattattattcttaaaCTTTTCCATCGGCAATCGAAATTCTGATTATTTGTAGGAATTACAATCTCCTGTGACTGGGTTTAGGGAAGATGCAATCAATCCTTTAATCAACAGTGTTCAAAGTTGGTATTTTGGTTGCTCTTAGATCTTTAAAGACTCAGTCAGTGATTGGCTTAATGATCACTGCATCACACAATGAAGCTACTAATAATGGAGTCAAAGTTGTTGATCCAAGTGGTGGTATGCTCACTCAAGACCGTGAGCCCTTTGTGGATGCCATTACCAATGCTGCTTCTCCCCAAGACCTTGTTCAGGTCAGTAATAATTTCAGTAGCAGTTCTAATCTCGAACAACAGAGAATATAGGGAAAAAGAATGCGATTTTCAACTGCTTGCAATTTGGATGTTTTTGATATTCCAGGACGTGTTTGCTTAAGCGTTGCTTATTTTGATTTAGATGATGTAGCATGTCTCTGTAAGTTGTGTTTGGTTACTATCTTTATGTATTTGAGGTTCATATAATAGTTAGttttcttttccctttttgATTGATTGcctagatgataagattgaagTAAATCTGATCTTCGCCTTGTCCTCTTTATACAGTAGCTAGATGAATTtgtaaagaaagaaaatatcccttttgatggAGTGCATTCAGCCGAGATATTGTTGGGAAGAGACACAAGGCCTAGTGGTGAATCCCTCCTTGAATGTGCCAAACAGGTAAGTCCTCCCTTTAGTTTTCATAAATTATGTATGTGTTTTTTCAAATGAAAGTTAGTAGAATTTGTTCGGGCAAGGTTGAAGTATATGGTCTTTTGCCTTTTAATTTATCTCTGTGAGAAAATTTACTGTACTTTTTGTATGCGAAGGGAATTCATTCAAGGAGCACATAATTTTGACATGGGAAGTTTTAACTACTCCACAATTACATAGGATGGTTTGTGCTAGAAATAAGTGTATGAAAGCAACTGAAGCTGATTACTACGAGCAGCTATCCAGCTCATTCAGGTTAATTTAAGATTTTCATATAAATTTACTGGCTAGATgcacaaaaaaatatatcaaagaAACTATCCATAGGCATGAATCAAAGCATAtgtaaaatacaaaaaattgtTGCTTTGATGTGCAAACCAATATCCAAAAGATCCCATACTACatattaaataaacaaataaaagtaTTCCATTTACTTAATTTTGATGTAGTTGTGGACCTTAAAAAGAAAGAATGATTTGTTGGTGATGCCAAGGCAGTTGTCAATTTGACATAACAGCTTTTGTCACCACTTGATCACTACTTTGTTTTTTCAGATTCTTCCTTCCATTCAATGATAATGACGTGTGGTTTCTTAGTCATAATAATCATAAGCTTAAAGGATATGTTGGTGTTTGAAGATTTAATTTTGGTACAGAGTCCTGATTCTGAACTAGGATTTTCAATTACAAGTTTTTATAGAACAGCTATTATGACTATTCTTGATAACTTCTATGGATGCTAATTGTGCTTTTATATACTATGACAGTGATTGGTTGGAAGACGAACTAACTGCATGAATGTTTCTAGTTTTTCAGGTGTGTAAGTTTGGATGGAGATGCTGACCGACTTGTTTATTTTTCTGTTGTGCCAAGAAATAGCAGCAAGATTGCTCTTGTTGATGGAGATAAAATACTATCTTTGTTTTCTCTATTTATAAAGGATCAATTGAGCACTCTTAACATATTACAAACAAAATATTTCATTTTCTCTAAAGAAGAATGCTTGAATGGGAACACTTCCTGTTGGTGGCCTTGTCTTTTATAATTATAGCAATCATTTTGATCATCTTAATCCGCTGTCGTTTTTGTTGCAAGCAAACTACTACTGATGTTGCTGTTCAAGCAGCCAGAAACAGTACGGAGAGCTTCCGCTTCCAGGACGGGAATGCAAAGCTTCATCAAGGGAATGACTTTGATTTAGAAGGCAAAAGAAGAGGCAACTATTATGTTTTCCGGCGAGGGATTTCGGCCAGACCTGTATTCAACTGGGCTGATCATCCAACGCTTATTACTGACGCAGTTGAAAATGGATGGTCTAGATTTGGGTTTACAAGTTTTATACGGTCGCCGTCAACGCGAGCATCCTTATTAGGCTTATGCGCAGTTGGTGATTACGGAAGAGAAGCAGAGACAGAGATTAGCTGGGAAGTTTCTCAAGGATCAGCTGATTTTATGCAAAAGATTAGGCTAAATTCCTGAATTAAGAGAATCAATGTAAGTAATTATCCATCTTTCTCTGCTGCTTCTGTGATAAGAACTACTTTGCCTTTACCAGGGCCGCCATTGGGGaactcagcttttccttgacAGGCCTATTTTGAGATCACAATTTTGTATAGCCAAGGGGATGATCATGACCAAATCTCCAAAGGGGAAAAGACTAAACTTATTCAAGAAAAGTCCAACCAAAATTTTCATTCAGAATCTTTAATTCATATTAGTAACAGCCATAGATTCAATAACATTGAAGAATTGAAGCTTGCTGTTAAAGATGATGGAAAAGATGAAGCGGTTGCACTATCTTTAGGCCTAACTACAGGGGGCTCTCTTCCTTTGAAACTTCCTGGAACCTATCCTGGATCCATAGGATTCAACTCCAATGGTTCTGTCTATCTTGTTGGTGTTGCCTTGAGAAGTTCAAATATGTATTGAAACGAAAGCATCTCCATTCTCATTCTCAAAAGTCATTTCATTTGGTAGAGATGGGTGTACCTGCGTTTTACATGTGGCTAGTCAACAAATATCCTAAAATTCTTTCATATGCTAAACAAGAAAAACTAGGAATTTCCATAGATATTACGTCTCCTAACCCAAATGGAATCGAATTTGATAATCTATATCTTGAGATGAACGACATTATACATTCTTGCTTTCATCCTAATGATCAAGTTACTTTTCTGCTCTTTCTATATCTTCATTTGCTTGCTCATATCTGATAATTTACTACTTTTACTTGCTGCAGTCTTCACCACCAACTACATTTGGTGATGTCTTCAACAACATCTATGAATATATATTGATCATATATTTAGCATTGTAAGACCCCGGAATCTACTCTATTTGGCAATTGGTGAGTTCCTCTCTGAATCCATGTATATCCCCTTTTGTTTAAAGTTTCTAACTTTTCCTACATAAATATGTAGATGGAATTGCTCCAATGGCCAAAATGAATCAGCAAAGATGCAGAAGGTTTCGCGCATCCTGGCTGGAAGAACATCAAGGTTTGATCATTCATATGTACATTGTTTTATTGGCTGCTTGTGTTTTTCTCATTTCAGTGTTCATTTGGTCATCAGGTTATACTTTCAGATGCCAATGTTCCTGGAGAGGGGGAGCACAAAATCATGTCTTTTATCCGCCACCAGCGCACTCTACCTAATTATAATCCCAATACGCTCCACTGCCTCTATGGTctggtatgaactgattaatTCATGTATGTTCTAATCAACAACTAGAACATATTCAGGGTTCGTTCTCACCGCATCTTCACTACCTGAAGGATGCAGATCTCATCATGTTGGCTCTTGCTAGACATGAACTACACTTTTCCATACTCAGGGACGTAATGAAGTTTATAGTATTCTACGAATTAATAGTTGGTTGGTTCACTTTGAGGTTGCTATTCTTCCCTTCATACATTTCTTATCATTATCCTATTTCAGAATACGCCAACCAATAATGTTGTGATTGTGATTGTGATTGTGATTGTGACATCTATGGAATGGAAATCTATGAGTTTAATTTAGCCCTTCAACTTGACCAATTTCTGTAATGGTTTATAGGGGGGAGGATGGTGCAACAGCGTATCAAACTGCCTTACTCATAAGAGAACTCGTTTAGGTTCATCTAAATACATGGGGGCTGAACTTGCTTTTTCTGGTATTATGAACAACAAACGGCAATTCAATCCAGGTACTACTAGAGATGTTATATTTAAGAGAATTGAAATTTAACATTCCATTTTCACTATTTTTATATGGTTGTGTTGTTGTAGATTTTTACAATTGGAACAGAGTTAAGATTAGATACTGTGATGGTGCATCATTTACCAGTGATGTAGAAAAAGTTGACCCTGTAAGACACTTCAATTTAGCAGCCAACCTTGTTGAGATACTTAGGAAATTgagaaatatatatgtatatgtattgacatcataaaggacatgtatgagggagtatgcacgagtgtacgtactagtgttgggaaaactgaagagtttcctattacgattggagtgcatcaaggttccgcactaagcccatttctttttgccatcgttatggatgaactaacaagttcacttcaagatggtataccatggtgcatgctgtttgcagatgatattgtgttggttgatgagacgaaagaaggagtggagatgaagttggaactatggaggcaaactctagaatctagaggctttaagttgagtcgaagtaagacagaatatttggagtgtaagtttagtggccgtaggagtagggaggcagggacaatcaccctagatgggagagttgttcaggcctcggattgcttccggtatttaggatctattatccaaacggatggagaagtagatggagatgttgcccataggattaaagctggttggtcgaagtggaagagtgctacgggtttcctttgtgatcccggcatgcctaatagattgaagggaaaattctaccggacggcaattagaccagcattgttatatggtacggagtgttgggcagtgaaacactgccacatccataagatgtcggtggcggagatgcgtatgttgagatggatgtgtggtcacacgagaaaggaccgggtgcgtaatgaaataattaggacaaaagtaggggtcacatctattgagaataaaatgagagaaaaccgactaaggtggtttggccatgtgagacgtagagcgcttgatgcgccggttaagagaaccgaagagtggcaaagggatgtagtggtgaggggtaggggaagacctaagcaaacttggaggagggtgatcgagagtgatatgagtttattgggaattgaggaaaatatggtagtggataggacggagtggagggagcgaatctgtgtcgctgacacgacttgattttcacggttttatatgatggttcatgttagccgactccgaatcatttcgggactaaggctttgttgttgttgttgttgttgtaatcaAATAGTAATTTGACCAGGCTACTAATCTTCACTTCAGAGGAGCAAGGATTTGGGTTGCTGTGATTGAGGAGTTACTATCCTTGGGaatgaaaaatgttgaaaatgtaAGATTCAAATATTTGAAGATGTTTCCACAATCCCTTATGTGTTATTTATTTTGTCTTGTACATGGCATGGCAT includes:
- the LOC136225452 gene encoding uncharacterized protein, whose product is MDELTSSLQDGIPWCMLFADDIVLVDETKEGVEMKLELWRQTLESRGFKLSRSKTEYLECKFSGRRSREAGTITLDGRVVQASDCFRYLGSIIQTDGEVDGDVAHRIKAGWSKWKSATGFLCDPGMPNRLKGKFYRTAIRPALLYGTECWAVKHCHIHKMSVAEMRMLRWMCGHTRKDRVRNEIIRTKVGVTSIENKMRENRLRWFGHVRRRALDAPVKRTEEWQRDVVVRGRGRPKQTWRRVIESDMSLLGIEENMVVDRTEWRERICVADTT